GGCACCTGGTGCGCGAGCGGGGGCTGGAAGACCGGTTCGTGATCGACTCGGCGGGAACGTCGGGCTACCACCGCGGCGCGGCGCCGGACCGCCGCAGCACGGAGACGGCGAAGCGCCGCGGCATCGAACTGACGGGAAGCAGCCGCCAGCTGGTCGCGGCCGACCTGCGCCGCTTCGACTACGTGATCGCGATGGATGCCGAGAACATGCAAGGCATCCAGCTCCTGCGCGAGCGCTCGCCCGGGACGGCCACGGTCGGGCGGCTGCGCGACTGGGATCCCGATCCGGGCCACGGCGACGTGCCCGACCCGTACTACGGCGGCGCACGCGGCTTCGACGACGTGCACGACATCGTGGAGCGCGCCACGGCGGGCCTGCTCGACCACATCGTCCGAGAGCACGGGCTGACACCGTGATCCCGGGCGCCCTCCGCCGCGCCGCCGAGGCGCACCTGGGGCCCATCCACTCCGCGACGCCGGTGGCCGGCGGGTGCATCAACCACGGGGCGCGCGTGGAGACGGCGGACGGCCCCGTCTTCCTGAAGTACAATCACCAGTCGCCCGCCGGCATG
This Longimicrobium sp. DNA region includes the following protein-coding sequences:
- a CDS encoding low molecular weight protein-tyrosine-phosphatase — its product is MADQAELHLPGTRDERIRVLFVCMGNICRSPLAEAVFRHLVRERGLEDRFVIDSAGTSGYHRGAAPDRRSTETAKRRGIELTGSSRQLVAADLRRFDYVIAMDAENMQGIQLLRERSPGTATVGRLRDWDPDPGHGDVPDPYYGGARGFDDVHDIVERATAGLLDHIVREHGLTP